In a genomic window of Akkermansia massiliensis:
- a CDS encoding serine hydrolase domain-containing protein, translating into MNSDRQIVEAFERNFRDYGELGASVSVWKDGKEIVSLHSGFAVADETRPWTEHSLVPVYSATKGASSAALLLALHRQGASPQMSMGELWPEFPLPYASIAQMMSHQCGLAAFSRTASVFDHEDCVRALEETVPAWQPPEHGYHPHTYGVMLDELMLRLTGERLWRYWEEYIRTPLDLDFYIRLPESEFSRVATLYPGKMDMSNMGTPFYQEYMKKGTPVNRAFNTLTGLNSVRQMNTPEAWTSGAPAFGGVASARGMAQFYQACLGLDELRIFPSAVRGWMQDIVIDGPDLTLKTPTAFSCGFMHDPADPVTGRKLRRLFGSGGFGHAGAGGSHAFADPVCGLSFGYAMNRMDLNVLPGVKTRNLISAVMKEMEERPGA; encoded by the coding sequence ATGAACAGTGACCGTCAGATAGTTGAAGCGTTTGAAAGGAACTTCCGTGACTACGGGGAACTGGGCGCCTCCGTTTCCGTCTGGAAGGACGGAAAGGAAATCGTTTCCCTTCATTCCGGGTTTGCCGTAGCGGATGAAACGCGCCCGTGGACGGAACACTCGCTGGTGCCCGTTTACTCCGCTACTAAGGGAGCCTCTTCCGCCGCCCTGCTGCTGGCCCTGCACCGGCAGGGAGCCTCACCGCAGATGAGCATGGGGGAACTGTGGCCGGAATTCCCGCTGCCTTACGCATCCATCGCGCAGATGATGTCCCACCAGTGCGGCCTGGCAGCCTTTTCCCGGACGGCCAGCGTGTTTGACCATGAGGACTGCGTGCGCGCCCTGGAGGAAACCGTTCCGGCGTGGCAGCCCCCGGAGCACGGCTACCATCCGCATACCTACGGCGTGATGCTGGATGAACTCATGCTGCGCCTGACCGGGGAACGCCTTTGGCGTTACTGGGAGGAATACATCCGTACGCCGCTGGACCTGGACTTTTACATCCGCCTGCCGGAATCCGAATTCAGCCGGGTGGCGACCTTGTACCCCGGCAAGATGGACATGTCCAACATGGGCACGCCGTTTTATCAGGAATACATGAAGAAGGGAACGCCCGTGAACCGCGCGTTCAACACCCTGACAGGCCTGAACAGCGTGCGCCAGATGAACACGCCGGAAGCGTGGACGTCCGGAGCCCCGGCATTCGGTGGCGTGGCCTCCGCCCGCGGCATGGCGCAATTCTACCAGGCCTGCCTGGGGCTGGATGAACTACGGATATTCCCTTCCGCCGTGCGCGGCTGGATGCAGGACATTGTCATTGACGGCCCGGACCTGACCCTGAAAACGCCCACTGCCTTTTCCTGCGGCTTCATGCACGATCCCGCGGATCCCGTCACGGGCCGCAAGCTGCGCCGCCTGTTCGGTTCCGGCGGCTTCGGGCACGCCGGGGCGGGCGGCTCCCACGCCTTTGCGGACCCGGTCTGCGGCCTCTCCTTCGGCTACGCGATGAACCGCATGGACCTGAACGTGCTGCCCGGCGTGAAGACCCGGAACCTTATCAGCGCAGTGATGAAGGAAATGGAGGAGAGGCCGGGGGCCTGA
- a CDS encoding dihydroorotase gives MKTSVLIRNARTADGSAPVDLLVSGGVIAAKAPAGTLPEDAAEKVLDASGKLVLPGLFDLHAHLCQPGREDKERVATATAAALHGGVTGLMAMPDTDPVMDNAAQITTFMEICRTDALVEVIPSGCLTKGDGGEEQASYDSLRAKGVRFITDGDRTPDNMLLLYRAMQYASNLNLTFALRGDVPSLTAKATMHPGTTSYRLGLTGSPSCAEEIGMETIIRLSVETGNSLHVQTVSTAGSVDILRRCKPVTAGLSAETALHHLLFTHEDVGRYDTNYKTLPPLRGQSDVDALIAAVNDGTIDCIVSDHTPCTPFSKLQDFVVAPQGMIALDTFLPAIYQYLVEPGKMSWQTVARACSDAPRRLMGLAPVSLEEGAPANLVVFDPEGETPVTDETLRSRARNTPFLGKTLKGKVEAVVLGEQLHCF, from the coding sequence ATGAAAACTTCCGTACTTATTCGCAATGCCCGGACGGCGGACGGTTCCGCTCCGGTGGATCTTCTGGTTTCCGGAGGGGTAATCGCCGCAAAGGCCCCCGCCGGGACGCTCCCGGAGGATGCCGCAGAAAAGGTGCTAGACGCCTCCGGAAAGCTGGTTCTGCCCGGCCTGTTTGACCTTCACGCCCACCTGTGCCAGCCCGGACGGGAAGACAAGGAGCGCGTGGCCACGGCTACCGCGGCGGCCCTGCATGGCGGCGTGACCGGCCTGATGGCCATGCCGGATACCGATCCCGTGATGGACAATGCCGCCCAGATCACCACGTTCATGGAAATATGCCGCACGGACGCGCTGGTGGAGGTCATCCCCTCCGGCTGCCTGACCAAGGGGGACGGCGGGGAAGAGCAGGCCTCCTATGACTCCCTGCGCGCCAAGGGCGTGCGCTTCATCACGGACGGGGACCGCACGCCGGACAACATGCTGCTGCTGTACCGCGCCATGCAGTACGCCAGCAACCTGAACCTCACCTTCGCCCTGCGGGGGGACGTGCCGTCCCTGACGGCCAAGGCCACCATGCACCCGGGCACCACCTCCTACCGCCTGGGGCTGACGGGCTCTCCCTCCTGCGCGGAGGAAATAGGCATGGAAACCATCATCCGCCTTTCCGTGGAGACGGGCAACTCCCTGCACGTCCAGACCGTTTCCACCGCCGGCAGCGTGGACATCCTGCGCCGCTGCAAACCGGTGACCGCCGGGCTGAGCGCGGAAACGGCGCTCCACCACCTTCTCTTCACGCATGAAGACGTGGGCCGCTACGATACCAACTACAAGACGCTCCCGCCCCTGCGCGGGCAGTCGGACGTGGACGCCCTGATCGCCGCGGTGAATGACGGCACCATTGACTGCATCGTCTCCGACCACACGCCCTGCACGCCGTTCTCCAAGCTTCAGGACTTCGTCGTCGCGCCGCAGGGCATGATTGCGCTGGATACGTTCCTGCCCGCCATTTACCAGTATCTAGTGGAACCCGGGAAAATGTCCTGGCAGACGGTGGCGCGCGCCTGCAGTGACGCTCCCCGCAGGCTCATGGGGCTGGCTCCCGTTTCTTTGGAAGAAGGCGCTCCGGCCAATCTGGTGGTGTTTGACCCGGAGGGTGAAACGCCCGTCACGGATGAAACGCTCCGCAGCCGCGCCCGGAACACCCCTTTCCTGGGCAAAACCCTGAAAGGGAAGGTGGAAGCCGTAGTGCTCGGAGAACAGCTCCACTGCTTCTGA
- a CDS encoding RHS repeat-associated core domain-containing protein: protein MNNTFNIGAMDTVYPFIPMYPNGQPQGDFLVNGLSAPVLIPKRTASSPTRHEWFGYLKVMAPATCFLHLHAHSSISLSIPAKDMELSTEPGSSTPLRRQIQFEQGYYWCHIVHQHQPAAEDQQEFCIALVSDKEGEPDLDYYLLAENTPAGKEGETVLTLVNLYQEVEEGDSSSSSAGGGDSFEFDPKPSSSSSSSSSSSSSSSSNSSSSSSLQSSSAPEPPESSSSAPHSSSSASSSSSSSSSSASSSSSWSSSSFHSISLPPQEQDTSSSAPSSSSSSSSSSSSSSSSSSSSSSSSSSSSSSSSSSSSSSSSSLSSSSSEPDQEEEPCPCECECNEEGDEHCVQTQPTPGDPEGEQDCQGNACINPSSPAGPTPPAPAKFIRTARSATTNAPASSGFSMRYNHPMAWSASFSADERRVTVKRPSGSHLYFKANEGSSDASPIGSSRKVNYRVRLLNEDLTPNLQGTPAFMDMVLPGGMVLRFSAATGEVVSVTSSSGHVISAEEYFSKVQVTYHQNGSLASVYSRAQGLMRSIPEGDRLTLEWYAPGKTIPDGEGGFTVTGEPYKTAVYETSLENGVKVTHITNRRAGQEPHFIERREEGNKVTIVKGEGEERIVRTIERNALTDSKWERIETIQGINEEAPASCTRTVKKYTDGGWLTISRTEGYKTPLARTTLYTYNDQFRMSLELKPNGGYTRYEYDEQGRVVLQASPWAGGGEKGTRTTYADLRFNDFRPATETEVIIAEDGTETALLKRTYTYEDSPQVNRTTVTETALGSDQVHTSVEETYGEGAEYPYARGRQKMSQSIDGVQTVYTYEAAAEYGAIHQVTETVQANGSIVPGQSTRNVEYIAENGATTRREQYVHTGEDWSLIASEDYEYDDEQRLIKTTKGNGRTSTTEWMCCGPLRETDEDGITTGYGYNSAKQLVETIRAATETTPETIISYTKDAAGRTIATRRDVGPMTATESTEYDDLGRVISSTDMLGRTTRTGYGEDGLTTTTTTPAGATLITKKYYDGTILWQGGTGQREVETKLELSEEGILTTTLSKGVVLSRILKNGFGQTVRQEHPNTRGGFIVTRNFYNDKGQSVRSQTEDLAPTLTDYNELGQAVKQTVLLDELHPNDTTRNRISESSSCYRVREDGVYQVQTSTTCNADGFPLTQTTENMVSRLSAVLENKSITTDVYGQQNIQWTEYTSPTRRTWFSRIPTSEITAESLVVDGFETSQTDHAGIRSSQTRSYASTGMVLKHTDARGNVTTTETDLAGRTVKVTDSAGNVTTNNYLPCCDNPACITDALVGTTCYSYDIRGRKTAEYGTAIQPACFAYDEADRIVALTTFRANEGDITSDPSGRTDGDTTTWLYDEATGLELKKTYADGSCVSRTYDELNRQETLVKARGLVTTYKYAPFTGELISVSYSDGTSPWIFSSNHLGQIISVYDASGLREFSYDSYGRMIQDTSFGQVESSLQEEYDAQGRSNGYRLMLGTRTVQHSHLDYDSKGGMIGMNLEGIASPFTWQYDPTSGFLNHLTYPNGMVRQNTYHPTLNLVTAIGYKMEGNEETVVGHKYQYDALMRPVQLRDSWDATTPETIRDFTYNSRSELLEDRISRGGSFAYCYDNIGNRKTARELEEEVAYESNRLNQYTDIAGGEEDFNPVYDADGNQTRIRTSTGIWEVSYDANDRPVVFASQDGRTTITCGYDYQGRRFEKKITINAVTSSHSYYLYRGYLQIAELDLMHSEAMLTRTHVWDPTVRTATRVLMTTRWKRGVTTEENFYFMHDARKNVTSIFDGQRTRRARYEYAPFGALLTADGDMAQSNKFRFSCEFTDDELGLVYYNYRHLNPLDGRWINRDPIREQAGRNLYGFVSNHWEWDFLGLLLTKDDINVTGTDEVNVIETPAGFIPEGVGEDSIFKIQATDPNVFANTQVKINRASISVICGKAKAAKASPCEVKSVSLQASVIIVINQPEDLTYYNIVAENGMVFKISSDYVYKSVGATNSSVYAPYDWVYSKEMDHVKDFKAWLAGEELKTAIVEELSNGIIYFFTYGSCKENATKRTISVLDKQYNTAIANTKETYDNGPNAPHTWKRVNYPEISDEIANIVKDQVEGALLPR from the coding sequence ATGAACAACACTTTCAACATCGGCGCCATGGACACCGTCTATCCCTTCATTCCCATGTACCCCAACGGGCAGCCCCAGGGCGACTTCCTGGTCAACGGCCTCTCCGCTCCTGTCCTTATCCCCAAACGAACTGCTTCCTCCCCCACCCGTCACGAATGGTTCGGGTACCTCAAGGTCATGGCTCCCGCCACCTGTTTTCTCCACCTCCACGCCCACTCTTCCATCTCCCTTTCCATTCCCGCCAAGGATATGGAACTCTCCACGGAGCCGGGCTCTTCCACGCCTCTCCGCCGCCAGATCCAGTTTGAACAGGGATACTACTGGTGCCATATCGTCCACCAACACCAGCCTGCCGCGGAGGACCAACAGGAGTTCTGCATTGCCCTGGTAAGCGACAAGGAAGGAGAGCCCGACCTGGACTATTACCTGCTGGCGGAAAACACGCCTGCCGGCAAGGAAGGAGAAACCGTCCTGACTCTGGTCAACCTGTACCAGGAGGTGGAAGAAGGAGATTCGTCGAGCAGTTCGGCAGGGGGAGGAGATTCGTTTGAGTTTGATCCCAAGCCCAGCAGCAGCTCGAGTTCTTCTTCCAGCAGTTCGAGCTCTTCCTCCTCCAACAGTTCGTCTTCCAGCTCCCTGCAGAGTTCTTCGGCTCCCGAGCCACCGGAGTCCTCCAGCAGCGCGCCGCATTCTTCTTCCAGTGCGTCGTCTTCCAGCAGTTCGAGTTCTTCCTCGGCATCTTCTTCCAGCAGCTGGTCGTCTTCCAGTTTCCACAGCATTTCCTTGCCGCCCCAGGAGCAGGATACATCCAGCAGCGCTCCGTCTTCCAGCTCCTCCTCGAGCAGTTCGAGTTCATCGTCTTCTTCCAGCTCGTCTTCCAGCAGCAGCTCTTCGTCATCAAGTTCTTCGAGCTCAAGCTCATCTTCCAGCAGCAGTTCAAGTTCCCTTTCCTCTTCTTCCAGCGAGCCGGACCAGGAAGAGGAACCCTGCCCCTGTGAATGTGAGTGCAATGAGGAAGGGGACGAACACTGTGTCCAGACACAGCCCACTCCGGGGGATCCCGAGGGAGAGCAGGATTGCCAGGGCAACGCCTGCATCAACCCTTCCTCCCCGGCAGGACCCACGCCTCCGGCTCCCGCCAAGTTCATCAGGACGGCACGCTCTGCCACCACTAATGCCCCGGCTTCCAGCGGCTTTTCCATGCGCTACAACCACCCCATGGCCTGGAGCGCTTCCTTCTCGGCTGACGAGCGCCGCGTCACCGTCAAGCGCCCCTCCGGAAGCCATCTCTATTTCAAAGCTAACGAGGGAAGCAGCGATGCTTCTCCCATCGGCTCTTCCAGGAAGGTCAACTACCGTGTGAGGCTTCTCAACGAAGATCTTACTCCCAACCTCCAGGGTACTCCCGCCTTCATGGACATGGTTCTTCCCGGCGGCATGGTCCTGCGCTTCTCGGCAGCCACCGGAGAGGTCGTGTCGGTCACCAGCTCTTCGGGCCATGTGATCTCTGCCGAGGAGTACTTCAGCAAGGTCCAGGTCACTTACCATCAAAACGGCTCCCTTGCCAGCGTTTATTCCCGCGCCCAGGGGTTGATGAGAAGCATTCCCGAAGGCGACAGGCTCACCCTGGAGTGGTATGCTCCCGGCAAGACCATCCCAGACGGGGAAGGCGGATTCACCGTTACCGGAGAGCCCTACAAAACGGCCGTCTATGAAACCTCGCTTGAAAACGGAGTCAAGGTCACCCATATCACCAACCGGCGCGCCGGTCAGGAGCCGCATTTCATCGAACGCCGCGAAGAAGGCAACAAGGTGACCATCGTCAAGGGGGAGGGAGAGGAGCGCATCGTTCGCACCATTGAACGCAATGCATTGACCGACTCCAAGTGGGAGCGCATTGAAACCATCCAGGGCATCAACGAGGAAGCGCCCGCCTCCTGTACCCGGACAGTGAAGAAGTATACCGACGGCGGCTGGCTGACCATCAGCCGGACGGAGGGATACAAGACCCCTCTGGCCCGGACCACCCTCTATACCTACAACGACCAGTTCCGGATGTCCCTGGAACTCAAGCCCAATGGCGGCTATACGCGCTACGAGTACGACGAGCAGGGACGAGTAGTGCTGCAGGCCTCTCCCTGGGCCGGAGGCGGTGAAAAGGGAACACGCACGACTTACGCCGACTTGCGCTTTAACGACTTCAGACCCGCCACGGAAACTGAAGTAATCATTGCCGAGGACGGGACGGAAACGGCGCTTCTCAAACGCACTTACACCTATGAAGACAGCCCGCAGGTGAACCGCACCACGGTCACGGAAACCGCGCTGGGAAGCGACCAGGTTCATACGAGTGTAGAAGAGACTTATGGGGAAGGAGCCGAATATCCCTACGCCCGGGGCAGGCAAAAGATGAGCCAGAGTATTGACGGGGTGCAAACCGTTTATACTTACGAAGCCGCCGCGGAATACGGAGCCATTCACCAGGTGACGGAGACCGTGCAGGCCAACGGAAGCATCGTTCCGGGACAAAGCACACGAAACGTGGAATACATCGCTGAAAACGGCGCCACCACCAGGAGAGAACAATACGTTCACACCGGAGAGGACTGGTCGCTGATTGCCTCGGAGGACTACGAATACGACGACGAGCAGAGGCTCATCAAGACGACCAAGGGCAACGGCAGGACCAGCACGACGGAGTGGATGTGCTGCGGCCCGTTGAGGGAAACCGACGAAGACGGCATCACCACCGGCTACGGCTACAACTCGGCCAAGCAGCTGGTGGAGACTATTCGGGCTGCGACGGAAACCACGCCCGAAACGATTATCTCCTACACGAAGGATGCGGCGGGAAGGACGATCGCCACGCGGCGTGACGTGGGTCCCATGACGGCGACGGAAAGCACGGAGTACGACGATCTGGGGCGGGTGATTTCTTCCACGGACATGCTGGGACGCACCACCCGAACCGGGTACGGCGAAGACGGACTCACCACTACCACCACCACCCCGGCAGGCGCTACGCTGATTACCAAAAAGTACTATGATGGAACCATACTCTGGCAGGGAGGAACGGGGCAAAGAGAAGTGGAGACCAAGCTGGAGTTGAGCGAAGAAGGCATCCTGACCACGACCTTGTCCAAGGGAGTTGTGCTGTCGCGGATTCTGAAAAATGGCTTTGGTCAAACCGTCCGGCAGGAACATCCCAATACCAGGGGCGGCTTTATCGTCACCAGGAACTTCTACAACGACAAAGGACAATCGGTCCGCTCTCAAACGGAGGATCTTGCTCCTACCCTCACGGATTACAACGAACTGGGGCAAGCCGTGAAGCAGACCGTTCTTCTGGATGAACTTCATCCCAATGACACCACCAGAAACAGGATATCGGAAAGTTCCTCCTGTTACCGGGTTCGGGAAGACGGCGTCTACCAGGTGCAGACTTCCACCACCTGCAACGCCGACGGATTCCCCCTCACCCAGACCACGGAAAACATGGTTTCCAGACTCAGCGCTGTACTGGAAAACAAATCCATCACCACGGACGTCTACGGCCAGCAGAACATCCAGTGGACGGAGTACACCTCTCCAACCAGGCGCACTTGGTTCAGCCGCATTCCCACTTCGGAGATCACAGCTGAATCACTGGTCGTGGACGGTTTTGAGACCAGCCAGACCGATCACGCTGGAATCCGTTCTTCACAAACCCGTTCCTACGCCTCCACGGGCATGGTTCTCAAGCACACGGACGCCAGAGGCAATGTCACCACCACGGAAACCGACCTTGCGGGACGTACTGTCAAAGTCACCGATTCTGCAGGCAACGTGACCACCAACAACTACCTGCCCTGCTGTGACAATCCCGCCTGTATCACCGATGCCCTGGTGGGAACGACCTGCTATTCCTATGACATCCGCGGCAGAAAGACAGCCGAATATGGCACCGCCATTCAGCCGGCCTGCTTCGCCTACGACGAAGCCGACCGCATAGTGGCCCTGACTACCTTCCGTGCAAACGAAGGCGACATCACTTCCGATCCTTCCGGCCGAACCGACGGAGACACCACCACCTGGCTCTATGACGAGGCCACGGGGCTGGAATTGAAAAAGACTTATGCCGACGGTTCCTGTGTTTCCAGAACCTATGACGAGCTCAACCGTCAGGAGACACTTGTCAAAGCCAGGGGGCTTGTCACAACGTATAAGTATGCTCCCTTTACAGGAGAACTCATCTCGGTTTCCTACAGCGATGGAACTTCTCCCTGGATCTTTTCATCCAACCATCTAGGGCAGATAATCTCCGTCTATGACGCTTCGGGTCTCAGGGAATTTTCCTATGACAGCTACGGCAGGATGATTCAGGACACTTCCTTTGGACAGGTGGAAAGTTCTCTTCAAGAAGAATACGATGCCCAGGGGCGTTCCAACGGATACCGCCTGATGCTCGGCACACGCACCGTGCAGCACTCCCATCTTGACTACGATTCCAAAGGCGGCATGATTGGGATGAATCTGGAAGGCATCGCTTCTCCCTTTACCTGGCAGTACGATCCAACCAGCGGCTTCCTCAACCATCTCACCTACCCCAACGGCATGGTCCGCCAAAACACCTACCATCCCACACTCAACCTCGTAACCGCTATCGGTTATAAGATGGAGGGAAATGAGGAAACAGTTGTTGGGCATAAATATCAGTACGACGCGCTGATGCGTCCCGTCCAGCTGCGGGACTCGTGGGATGCTACCACTCCTGAGACGATAAGAGATTTTACCTATAACAGCCGCAGTGAACTGCTGGAAGACCGCATCAGCCGGGGAGGAAGCTTTGCGTACTGCTATGACAACATCGGCAACCGCAAAACAGCCCGGGAACTGGAGGAAGAAGTAGCTTATGAATCCAACCGGCTCAACCAGTACACGGATATTGCCGGGGGAGAAGAAGATTTTAACCCCGTCTACGATGCCGACGGCAACCAGACCCGCATCAGGACCTCAACGGGCATATGGGAAGTGTCCTACGACGCCAACGACCGCCCCGTCGTCTTCGCCAGCCAGGATGGCAGAACAACCATCACCTGCGGCTACGACTACCAGGGCCGCCGCTTTGAGAAAAAAATCACTATCAATGCAGTTACCTCTTCTCATTCCTACTATTTATACCGAGGCTATTTACAAATAGCTGAGCTGGATCTGATGCACTCGGAAGCCATGCTGACGAGAACCCATGTATGGGATCCGACGGTGCGTACGGCTACACGCGTCCTGATGACGACCAGATGGAAAAGGGGAGTGACAACGGAAGAGAATTTTTATTTCATGCACGATGCTCGAAAAAACGTGACTTCCATTTTCGACGGCCAACGAACGCGAAGAGCCCGCTACGAGTATGCTCCTTTCGGCGCCCTGCTTACAGCGGACGGAGACATGGCACAATCCAACAAGTTCCGTTTTTCCTGCGAGTTCACAGACGATGAATTAGGGCTTGTCTACTACAACTATCGCCATCTTAATCCGCTCGACGGTAGGTGGATCAACAGGGATCCCATACGGGAACAGGCAGGACGTAATCTTTATGGATTTGTCAGCAATCATTGGGAATGGGATTTCCTGGGACTTCTTCTAACAAAGGATGATATTAATGTCACTGGAACAGATGAAGTAAATGTTATAGAAACGCCTGCTGGATTCATTCCAGAAGGAGTGGGAGAAGATTCCATATTTAAAATTCAAGCTACTGATCCCAACGTTTTTGCAAATACTCAAGTAAAAATAAACCGGGCATCAATCTCTGTTATATGTGGTAAGGCAAAAGCTGCCAAAGCAAGCCCGTGTGAAGTAAAAAGTGTTTCTCTCCAAGCCAGTGTGATTATTGTGATTAATCAGCCGGAAGATTTGACGTATTATAATATTGTTGCGGAGAATGGCATGGTTTTTAAAATTTCAAGTGACTATGTTTACAAATCTGTTGGCGCTACGAATTCCAGTGTTTATGCTCCATATGACTGGGTTTACAGTAAGGAGATGGATCATGTGAAAGATTTTAAAGCTTGGTTAGCCGGGGAGGAATTGAAAACTGCAATTGTTGAAGAATTGAGTAATGGCATTATTTATTTTTTTACCTATGGAAGTTGCAAAGAGAATGCAACTAAGCGTACTATTTCTGTTCTGGATAAGCAGTACAATACGGCAATAGCAAACACAAAAGAAACTTATGACAATGGTCCAAATGCTCCTCATACTTGGAAACGAGTGAATTATCCAGAAATTTCTGATGAGATTGCAAATATAGTGAAGGATCAAGTTGAGGGTGCTCTTTTACCAAGATAA
- the tsaA gene encoding tRNA (N6-threonylcarbamoyladenosine(37)-N6)-methyltransferase TrmO, translating to MHPVARVSTCYPDKFGVPRQSGLVPGARARLVFEPPFRHPDAVRGLEGFSHLWLIWVFSESVNEGWSPTVRPPRLGGNVRMGVFATRAPFRPNPIGLSAVRLEKVELHPQDGPVLHLSGVDLVDGTPILDIKPYVPLADCIPEASEGFTAVPYERLDVEIPAALGCTMTPEERKALADTLALDPRPQYQDDPERVYGLLFSGWEVKFRVEGSRLLVLALHEIKAG from the coding sequence TTGCATCCTGTCGCCCGCGTCAGCACGTGTTATCCGGACAAGTTCGGCGTACCGCGCCAGAGCGGGCTGGTTCCGGGTGCGCGTGCGCGGCTGGTATTTGAGCCGCCGTTCCGTCATCCGGATGCCGTCCGCGGCCTGGAAGGGTTTTCCCACCTGTGGCTGATCTGGGTATTCAGTGAAAGCGTAAACGAGGGATGGAGCCCTACGGTCCGGCCTCCGCGGCTGGGGGGCAACGTGCGCATGGGCGTGTTCGCCACGCGCGCGCCGTTCCGTCCCAACCCCATCGGCCTGTCCGCCGTCAGGCTGGAAAAGGTGGAACTGCACCCGCAGGATGGCCCGGTGCTGCACCTTTCCGGCGTGGATCTGGTGGACGGCACGCCCATTCTGGACATCAAGCCATATGTTCCGCTGGCGGACTGCATTCCGGAGGCTTCGGAAGGATTTACGGCTGTTCCCTATGAACGGCTGGACGTGGAAATCCCCGCCGCTCTTGGCTGCACCATGACCCCGGAGGAACGGAAAGCGCTGGCGGATACGCTGGCCTTGGATCCGCGCCCGCAGTACCAGGACGATCCGGAACGGGTTTACGGCCTCCTGTTTTCCGGCTGGGAGGTGAAATTCAGGGTGGAAGGCAGCCGGCTGCTGGTGCTGGCCCTTCATGAAATCAAAGCTGGGTGA
- a CDS encoding aspartate carbamoyltransferase catalytic subunit — protein MNPRKDLLNISSLTDEEIHTLLDSAGPMKELFTKSVKKVPALKGKSVLTLFYEPSTRTRSSFEVAAERLSADVTNFTVSTSSVVKGESVQDTIATLQAMKVDYVIVRHYNSGLPNVIARHTCASVINAGDGAHAHPSQALLDSFTIREVFPEVRGKRVLIVGDILHSRVARSTSLLMKRLGMEVAYLGPGSLVPRTEHSGIPRFSDFNEAFAWKPDVIYLLRVQKERQDAPFFPSAREYNKIYGVTEERLKRISDEGLYIMHPGPVNRGVEICDLAMDYERCLINRQVENGIACRMSILYHLTPQTQH, from the coding sequence ATGAATCCCCGCAAGGACCTTCTCAACATCTCCTCGTTGACTGACGAGGAAATTCATACGCTGCTGGATTCGGCCGGTCCGATGAAGGAGCTCTTCACCAAAAGCGTCAAAAAGGTGCCTGCCCTGAAAGGGAAGTCCGTTTTGACGCTTTTTTATGAGCCCAGCACCCGCACCCGCTCCTCCTTTGAGGTGGCGGCGGAACGCCTGTCCGCGGACGTGACCAACTTCACGGTGTCCACCTCTTCCGTGGTGAAGGGGGAATCCGTGCAGGACACGATCGCCACGCTCCAGGCCATGAAGGTGGATTACGTGATCGTGCGCCATTACAACAGCGGCCTGCCGAATGTGATTGCGCGCCATACCTGCGCCAGCGTGATCAACGCCGGGGACGGGGCCCATGCCCATCCCTCCCAGGCGCTGCTGGACTCCTTCACCATCCGGGAGGTGTTTCCGGAGGTAAGGGGCAAGCGCGTGCTCATCGTGGGGGACATCCTGCATTCCCGCGTGGCCCGCTCCACTTCCCTGCTGATGAAGAGGCTGGGGATGGAAGTGGCCTACCTGGGGCCGGGCTCCCTGGTGCCGCGCACGGAGCACTCCGGCATCCCGCGCTTTTCCGATTTCAACGAGGCGTTCGCCTGGAAGCCGGACGTGATTTACCTGCTGCGCGTGCAGAAGGAGCGGCAGGACGCCCCCTTCTTCCCCAGCGCCCGGGAATACAACAAGATTTACGGCGTCACGGAAGAACGCCTGAAGCGCATTTCAGATGAAGGCCTGTATATCATGCACCCCGGCCCAGTCAACCGCGGCGTGGAAATCTGCGACCTGGCGATGGATTATGAGCGCTGCCTGATCAACCGGCAGGTGGAAAACGGCATCGCCTGCCGCATGTCCATCCTTTACCATCTCACCCCGCAAACCCAGCACTGA
- a CDS encoding SH3 domain-containing protein, which produces MKTFKTIASHRTEYEHPIKLKKGESVTLGERAPEENWKDWIWAENSKGTGGWVPVQLIDFPGDGTRGTVLEDYSARELDVDPGEDILKIRTLNGWTWVRRTSDREEGWIPNETIGEGAAQASENNRT; this is translated from the coding sequence ATGAAAACCTTTAAAACGATAGCTTCACACAGGACGGAATATGAACATCCCATCAAATTGAAAAAGGGGGAAAGCGTTACGCTGGGGGAAAGAGCTCCGGAGGAAAACTGGAAGGACTGGATATGGGCGGAAAACAGTAAAGGGACAGGAGGCTGGGTTCCCGTTCAATTGATTGACTTTCCGGGAGACGGAACGCGGGGAACGGTGCTGGAAGATTACAGCGCCAGGGAATTGGACGTAGACCCGGGGGAAGATATCCTCAAGATCAGGACGCTGAACGGGTGGACGTGGGTCCGGAGAACAAGCGACCGGGAGGAAGGCTGGATACCCAATGAGACCATTGGAGAGGGAGCGGCGCAGGCTTCCGAAAACAACCGTACTTGA